In Mycolicibacterium mucogenicum DSM 44124, the following are encoded in one genomic region:
- a CDS encoding SDR family NAD(P)-dependent oxidoreductase encodes MGQLDGKTALVTGGTSGIGLATAKRLADEGAYVFITGRDRARLDEAAAAIGAHGVQSDISKPEELDVLAAAIAEHGAGLDVVFANAGGGDFATLADVTPQHYRDNFDRNVAGTVFTVQKTLPLLNDGASIILAGSTAASEGVPAFGLYAASKAAIRSLGRTWAAELADRNIRVNTVVPGPIETPGLTGLAPAEQKQDLLDGLAAQVPLKRLGRPEEIAAAVLFLASDQSSFMTGAELPVDGGQIQL; translated from the coding sequence GAGGAACGTCGGGCATCGGCCTGGCGACCGCAAAGCGCCTCGCGGACGAGGGCGCGTACGTCTTCATCACGGGACGTGACCGCGCGCGGCTCGACGAGGCCGCTGCAGCCATCGGTGCGCACGGTGTCCAGAGCGACATCAGCAAGCCCGAGGAACTCGACGTCCTGGCCGCCGCGATTGCCGAGCACGGCGCGGGGCTCGACGTCGTCTTCGCCAATGCCGGCGGCGGCGACTTCGCCACCCTCGCCGATGTGACACCGCAGCACTACCGCGACAACTTCGACCGCAACGTGGCCGGCACGGTATTCACCGTGCAGAAGACGCTGCCGCTGCTCAATGACGGCGCGTCGATCATCCTCGCCGGCTCCACCGCCGCGTCTGAAGGTGTTCCGGCGTTCGGGCTCTACGCCGCGTCCAAAGCTGCCATCCGGTCGCTTGGTCGCACGTGGGCGGCCGAGCTCGCCGATCGCAACATCCGGGTCAACACCGTCGTCCCGGGCCCGATCGAGACCCCTGGACTGACCGGCTTGGCGCCGGCCGAGCAGAAACAGGATCTGCTTGACGGCCTGGCTGCCCAGGTACCGCTGAAGCGGTTGGGCCGCCCCGAGGAGATCGCGGCCGCGGTGCTGTTCCTGGCGTCGGACCAGAGCAGCTTCATGACCGGTGCCGAATTGCCCGTCGACGGTGGCCAGATTCAGCTCTGA
- a CDS encoding CYTH and CHAD domain-containing protein, with translation MHEVLEREGKWDVDDRFRLPDLRGIVADADIEHDTVDLTSDYYDTSDRDLLAHRVQLRRRSGDADTGWQLKVPAADGRVELHWTSTEKLPDAAAELLSGISLGKQLASIATIHTVRDRYRLAEPGSGELYAEIADDSVRASANERLLAWREVEVELGPHTPSIPKRLVRRLKAAGARPSRFPSKLAHVLPQIRSVERVSPAARALLRYLDAQIDQIVLGDIELRRGQDPIHDTRVSIRRLRSTLRVFGKLLDQTSVEQLDEDLRWFAGLLGEVRDCQVQQRRFTEALDELPEELVLGPVRARIRNELQAIELPARARVTEAMDSPRYRAMMTVLRSWRTAPPVDLETRTAELVKRARKAQRKADRRLVAALDGDDFDSALLHRARKAAKRARYAAELCRDVGGSKQTKRTVKHYKQFQSILGDHQDTVVASALLRRLALASGTTAGENGFTFGLLYGREQRIADACRQQAREML, from the coding sequence ATGCACGAGGTTCTGGAACGCGAAGGCAAGTGGGACGTCGATGACCGGTTTCGGTTGCCCGATCTACGCGGCATCGTCGCCGATGCTGACATCGAGCACGACACCGTCGACCTCACCAGCGACTACTACGACACCAGCGACCGTGACCTACTGGCGCACCGCGTCCAGTTGCGTCGCCGCTCCGGCGACGCAGACACGGGGTGGCAGTTGAAGGTCCCGGCGGCCGATGGGCGCGTCGAACTGCACTGGACGTCCACGGAGAAATTGCCCGATGCGGCCGCCGAACTCCTCAGTGGCATCAGCCTCGGCAAGCAACTTGCGAGCATCGCCACGATCCACACCGTCCGAGATCGGTACCGGCTGGCCGAGCCCGGATCCGGCGAACTCTATGCCGAAATTGCCGACGACTCGGTGCGCGCATCGGCGAACGAGCGGCTGCTCGCTTGGCGCGAGGTCGAGGTCGAACTCGGGCCGCACACCCCGTCGATTCCGAAGCGCCTCGTCCGCCGTCTGAAGGCCGCGGGCGCCCGGCCGTCGCGCTTTCCGTCGAAGCTCGCCCACGTCCTGCCGCAGATCCGGTCCGTCGAGCGCGTGTCGCCCGCGGCGCGCGCATTGCTCCGCTACCTCGACGCCCAGATCGACCAGATCGTGTTGGGCGACATCGAATTACGGCGTGGGCAGGATCCCATCCACGACACGCGAGTGTCGATCCGGCGGCTGCGGAGCACGCTGCGGGTGTTCGGCAAGCTGCTGGATCAGACCTCCGTCGAGCAGCTCGACGAGGACCTGCGATGGTTCGCCGGGCTGCTCGGCGAGGTCCGCGACTGTCAGGTGCAACAGCGCAGATTCACCGAAGCGCTCGACGAGTTGCCCGAGGAATTGGTCCTGGGTCCGGTCCGGGCGCGCATTCGCAATGAGTTGCAAGCGATCGAGTTGCCCGCGCGGGCGCGCGTCACCGAGGCCATGGACTCGCCGCGGTACCGGGCGATGATGACGGTGCTGCGGTCATGGCGCACCGCGCCGCCGGTGGATCTCGAGACGCGCACCGCCGAACTCGTCAAGCGGGCGCGTAAGGCCCAGCGGAAAGCCGATCGACGGCTCGTCGCAGCGCTCGATGGCGATGATTTTGACTCCGCGCTGTTGCATCGTGCCCGCAAGGCTGCCAAGCGCGCCCGGTATGCCGCGGAGCTATGTCGGGACGTCGGCGGCTCGAAGCAGACGAAGCGAACGGTCAAGCACTACAAGCAGTTTCAGTCGATCCTGGGCGATCATCAGGACACCGTGGTCGCATCTGCCCTGTTGCGCCGCTTGGCGCTGGCGAGTGGCACGACGGCCGGCGAGAACGGCTTCACCTTCGGCCTGCTGTACGGCCGCGAACAGCGGATAGCTGACGCGTGCCGACAGCAGGCGCGAGAGATGTTGTGA
- a CDS encoding mannosyltransferase: MLALSVAARFAWTYLVPNGANFVDLHVYVGGAATLGSGHPLYDYVYADQTPDFPLPFTYPPFAAVLFYPLHFVPFGLLAFCWQVGIIGALYGVVWISLRLIGSADPAHRLAMAWTAVGIWTEPLRSTFDYGQINVILVLGALYAVYSTRWWWSGLLVGLAAGVKLTPAVTGLYFLGVRRWGAAVFAAVTFAGTVLVSWLVLRGQALYYFTDLLGDANRIGPVATSFNQSWRGAISRIVGHDAGFEPAVLIAVVLTAVLAVFAWRAVYGPDRPDRLGALLVVQLFGLLFSPISWTHHWVWLIPLMMWLWHGPFAALASARVLRWTWLVLLLVGVPWLLSFAQPTIWVISRPWYLAWAGLIYPVMTVVTLAWMARRRVR, from the coding sequence ATGCTGGCGCTCAGCGTCGCTGCGCGCTTCGCTTGGACCTACCTAGTGCCCAATGGAGCCAACTTCGTCGACCTCCACGTGTACGTCGGCGGCGCGGCGACGCTCGGCAGTGGCCACCCGCTGTACGACTACGTCTACGCCGACCAGACGCCCGACTTCCCGCTGCCGTTCACCTATCCGCCGTTCGCGGCGGTGCTGTTCTATCCGCTGCACTTCGTGCCGTTCGGTTTGCTGGCGTTCTGCTGGCAGGTCGGCATCATCGGCGCGCTCTACGGCGTGGTGTGGATCAGCTTGCGGCTCATCGGTTCTGCCGATCCCGCGCATCGGCTGGCCATGGCGTGGACGGCCGTCGGCATCTGGACCGAGCCGCTGCGCAGCACGTTCGACTACGGGCAGATCAACGTCATCCTCGTACTGGGCGCTCTCTACGCGGTCTACAGCACCCGCTGGTGGTGGTCCGGTCTGCTGGTCGGTCTGGCCGCCGGGGTGAAGCTGACACCCGCGGTGACGGGCCTCTATTTCCTGGGCGTCCGCCGGTGGGGTGCTGCGGTGTTCGCGGCCGTCACCTTCGCCGGCACCGTGCTGGTGTCGTGGCTGGTACTGCGCGGTCAGGCGCTCTACTACTTCACCGACCTCCTCGGCGACGCCAACCGGATCGGTCCCGTCGCGACGTCGTTCAACCAGTCCTGGCGCGGCGCGATCTCGCGAATCGTCGGCCACGACGCCGGTTTCGAGCCCGCGGTGCTGATCGCGGTGGTGCTGACGGCCGTGCTGGCGGTGTTCGCCTGGCGCGCCGTCTACGGTCCCGACCGGCCCGACCGCCTGGGCGCGCTGCTCGTCGTGCAGTTGTTCGGACTGCTGTTCTCGCCGATCTCGTGGACGCACCACTGGGTGTGGCTGATCCCGCTGATGATGTGGCTGTGGCACGGGCCGTTCGCGGCGCTCGCTTCCGCGCGGGTCTTGCGCTGGACCTGGCTGGTGCTGCTGCTCGTCGGTGTCCCGTGGCTGCTGAGTTTCGCGCAGCCGACGATCTGGGTGATCAGCCGTCCGTGGTACCTGGCGTGGGCGGGGCTGATCTACCCGGTGATGACGGTGGTGACGCTGGCGTGGATGGCTAGACGACGAGTCCGTTGA
- a CDS encoding 4a-hydroxytetrahydrobiopterin dehydratase, which translates to MAVLTDEQVDAALPEGWERVDGALRRSVKFPAFLDGIDAVRRVAIHAEAKDHHPDIDIRWRTVTFTLVTHSEGGITDKDVEMATDINGLVV; encoded by the coding sequence ATGGCCGTCCTCACCGATGAACAAGTAGACGCCGCACTGCCCGAAGGTTGGGAACGCGTCGACGGCGCACTACGCAGGTCCGTGAAGTTCCCGGCTTTCCTCGACGGCATCGATGCCGTCCGCCGGGTGGCGATCCACGCGGAAGCCAAGGACCATCATCCGGACATCGATATCCGTTGGCGAACAGTGACTTTCACGCTGGTCACGCATTCCGAAGGTGGCATCACCGACAAGGACGTTGAGATGGCCACGGACATCAACGGACTCGTCGTCTAG
- a CDS encoding (deoxy)nucleoside triphosphate pyrophosphohydrolase has protein sequence MIVVAGALIADARLLVAQRNRPPELAGLWELPGGKVAPGETDAQALARELHEELGVTVAVGEKLGEDVPLSDTVTLRAYRVSTDDAPHAHDHHAVRWVGAADLEDLPWVPADRAWLAELKDALTQ, from the coding sequence GTGATCGTCGTCGCCGGAGCCCTCATCGCCGACGCCAGACTGCTGGTCGCTCAGCGCAATCGGCCGCCGGAACTCGCCGGCCTCTGGGAGCTGCCGGGTGGGAAGGTCGCGCCGGGGGAGACCGACGCGCAGGCGCTGGCCCGTGAACTCCACGAGGAGCTGGGCGTCACCGTGGCCGTCGGGGAGAAGCTGGGCGAGGACGTGCCGTTGTCCGACACCGTCACATTGCGGGCGTATCGGGTGTCGACCGACGACGCGCCCCACGCCCACGATCACCACGCCGTGCGCTGGGTGGGCGCAGCCGACCTGGAAGACCTGCCCTGGGTGCCGGCGGACCGCGCCTGGCTCGCGGAGCTGAAGGACGCGCTGACTCAGTAG